AACCGCTACTTTTTAAGTGCATTATATATAAATAGCCATTATAAATAACGATTTATACATTTTATATAATAAATAAAATTTTTCTAATTTATACTGGGAGGTATATCACTTGACCGATGTGGATATTAAAATTGAAAACATTGTAGCCTCTGCAACTCTTGGAAAGTCCATTGATCTTCCCACTGTTGCCAAAGCTTTAGAAGGCGTTGATTTTAACCGCGAACAGTTTCCTGGATTAGTATACAAACTAAAAGAGCCTAAAACCGCAGCTTTGATTTTTGGTTCTGGGAAGTTAGTTTGCACAGGTGCAAAGTCCATTAGTGACTCAAAATTGGCCATAAAAATAACTGTGGACCAGATGAGAACTATGGATCCTGATATTCCAGAGGAGTTTGAAATAAAAATACAAAACATAGTTGCTTCTGCTAATTTACATTGTAAATTAAACTTAGAAGCAGTTGCTTTAGGATTAGAAAATACTGAATACGAGCCAGAACAGTTCCCTGGACTGGTTTATAGGTTAAAGGACCCGAAAGTGGTTCTTTTACTCTT
The DNA window shown above is from Methanobacteriaceae archaeon and carries:
- a CDS encoding TATA-box-binding protein, which produces MTDVDIKIENIVASATLGKSIDLPTVAKALEGVDFNREQFPGLVYKLKEPKTAALIFGSGKLVCTGAKSISDSKLAIKITVDQMRTMDPDIPEEFEIKIQNIVASANLHCKLNLEAVALGLENTEYEPEQFPGLVYRLKDPKVVLLLFGSGKVVCTGAKTFEDAKLGVAKTRERLGELDLI